In a single window of the Allobranchiibius huperziae genome:
- the panB gene encoding 3-methyl-2-oxobutanoate hydroxymethyltransferase produces the protein MTEEAPPYGTGNAPAAPSDGSAAAPVRRVRTHHLLALKEEGTRWSMLTTYDQYTAAIFDEAGIEVLLIGDSAANNVLGYETTLPVTVDELLPLVRAVSGAARRSLVIADLPFGSYQRDPGQAFDTAVRFMKEGRAHGVKLEGGAAMAPTIAHLTAAGIPVMAHIGFTPQSEHALGGYRVQGRTDAGDELVAAAKALQDAGAFAIVMEMVPAPVAARATQALQIPTVGIGAGPDCDAQVLVWQDFAGLRGGKMARFVKQYADLRSTLLEAARDYRSDVVSGTFPGPEHSFEK, from the coding sequence ATGACCGAGGAAGCTCCGCCCTACGGCACCGGCAACGCGCCCGCCGCCCCCTCCGACGGCTCGGCCGCCGCGCCGGTACGCCGCGTGCGCACCCACCACCTGCTCGCCCTCAAAGAGGAGGGCACCCGGTGGTCGATGCTCACGACGTACGACCAGTACACCGCCGCCATCTTCGACGAGGCCGGCATCGAGGTGCTGCTCATCGGCGACTCGGCCGCCAACAACGTCCTCGGCTACGAGACGACCCTTCCGGTCACCGTCGATGAGCTTCTCCCCCTCGTACGCGCGGTCTCCGGTGCCGCTCGACGCTCCCTGGTGATCGCGGACCTGCCGTTCGGCAGCTACCAGCGCGACCCGGGCCAGGCGTTCGACACCGCGGTGCGCTTCATGAAGGAGGGCCGCGCCCACGGCGTGAAGCTGGAGGGCGGCGCCGCGATGGCGCCGACCATCGCGCACCTGACGGCGGCCGGCATCCCCGTGATGGCACACATCGGCTTCACCCCGCAGAGCGAGCACGCGCTCGGCGGTTACCGCGTGCAGGGCCGCACCGACGCCGGCGACGAGCTGGTGGCTGCGGCGAAGGCGCTGCAGGACGCGGGAGCCTTCGCGATCGTGATGGAGATGGTGCCCGCGCCGGTCGCGGCCCGGGCGACGCAGGCGCTGCAGATCCCCACGGTCGGCATCGGCGCCGGGCCGGACTGCGACGCGCAGGTGCTGGTCTGGCAGGACTTCGCCGGCCTGCGCGGCGGGAAGATGGCGCGCTTCGTCAAGCAGTACGCCGACCTGCGCAGCACCCTGCTGGAGGCCGCGCGCGACTATCGCTCGGACGTGGTGTCGGGCACCTTCCCCGGGCCCGAGCACAGCTTCGAGAAGTAG
- a CDS encoding glutamine synthetase family protein, translating into MDRQQEFVLRTIEERDIRFVRLWFTDVLGMLKSVAVAPAELEGAFAEGIGFDGSSIEGLARVFEADMLVLPDASTFQILPWRGESPGTARLFADIRLPDNTASAADPRFVLQRALTKAADKGLTFYTHPEIEFYLFEQRTSTDTPPVPVDNAGFFDHVPHGTAHDFRRAAITMLESMGISVEFSHHEAGPGQNEIDLRYADALSTADNIMTFRTVIKEVALEQGIFASFMPKPLANHPGSGMHTHVSLFEGDRNAFHEAGAPYQLSRTGKHFIAGILRHACEISAVTNQWVNSYKRMWGGAEAPAHVCWGHNNRSAMVRVPMHKPGKDQSTRIEVRSLDAAANPYLAYAVMLAAGMKGIEEEYELPPEAEDDVWNLTDRERRSLGIDPLPASLDHAIHLMENSELVAETLGEHVFDFFLRNKKAEWAAYRDQVTQFELDQYLHRP; encoded by the coding sequence ATGGATCGTCAGCAGGAATTCGTGCTCCGGACCATCGAGGAGCGCGACATCCGTTTCGTGCGACTGTGGTTCACCGACGTGCTCGGCATGCTCAAGTCGGTGGCCGTGGCCCCGGCCGAGCTGGAGGGGGCGTTCGCCGAGGGCATCGGCTTCGACGGCAGCTCGATCGAGGGGCTGGCGCGCGTCTTCGAGGCGGACATGCTCGTGCTGCCCGACGCCTCGACGTTCCAGATCCTGCCCTGGCGCGGTGAGAGCCCGGGCACGGCACGGCTCTTCGCCGACATCCGGCTGCCCGACAACACCGCCAGCGCCGCCGATCCCCGCTTCGTCCTGCAACGGGCGCTCACCAAGGCCGCGGACAAGGGCCTGACGTTCTACACGCACCCGGAGATCGAGTTCTACCTCTTCGAGCAGCGCACGAGCACCGACACCCCGCCGGTGCCGGTCGACAACGCCGGCTTCTTCGACCACGTGCCGCACGGCACGGCCCACGACTTCCGCCGCGCGGCCATCACGATGCTCGAGAGCATGGGCATCTCGGTGGAGTTCAGCCACCACGAGGCGGGCCCGGGCCAGAACGAGATCGACCTGAGGTACGCCGACGCGCTGTCGACAGCGGACAACATCATGACCTTCCGCACGGTCATCAAGGAGGTCGCGCTGGAGCAGGGCATCTTCGCCTCCTTCATGCCCAAGCCCCTCGCGAACCACCCGGGCAGCGGCATGCACACCCACGTCTCGCTCTTCGAGGGCGACCGCAACGCCTTCCACGAGGCGGGCGCGCCCTACCAGCTGTCGCGCACCGGCAAGCACTTCATCGCGGGCATCCTGCGGCACGCCTGCGAGATCTCGGCCGTTACCAATCAGTGGGTCAACTCCTACAAGCGGATGTGGGGCGGGGCCGAGGCCCCGGCGCACGTCTGCTGGGGCCACAACAACCGCAGCGCCATGGTGCGCGTGCCGATGCACAAGCCGGGCAAGGACCAGAGCACGCGCATCGAGGTCCGGTCGCTGGACGCCGCCGCGAACCCCTACCTCGCGTACGCCGTGATGCTCGCGGCGGGGATGAAGGGCATCGAGGAGGAGTACGAGCTGCCGCCGGAGGCCGAGGACGACGTCTGGAACCTCACCGACCGTGAACGCCGCAGCCTCGGCATCGACCCCCTGCCCGCCTCGCTGGACCACGCCATCCACCTGATGGAGAACAGCGAGCTGGTGGCCGAGACGCTGGGGGAGCACGTCTTCGACTTCTTCCTGCGCAACAAGAAGGCCGAGTGGGCCGCCTACCGCGACCAGGTCACCCAGTTCGAGCTCGACCAGTACCTGCACCGCCCGTGA
- a CDS encoding bifunctional [glutamine synthetase] adenylyltransferase/[glutamine synthetase]-adenylyl-L-tyrosine phosphorylase codes for MTAPTRGALVRAGFLDADRSGRCLEDLADWASDEVVALLAASPDPDQAVLGLVRLSEAADGEDREQLGALLADAGAGRRRLIQLLGSSSGLTDHLVRHPAHWREVADAQLRDAATVYEDVARDVGDATGTPAYDALRVAYRRQLVRIAAYDVTSDPIEALPIVGESLADLAGACLEAALGIARREVDGAERARLAVIGMGKCGGRELNYVSDVDVIFVAEPAEGDDDETGAREIAGKLAVATIQACSAHTAEGTLWEVDTALRPEGKQGPLVRTVAGHAAYYERWAKTWEFQALLKARHVAGDAEVGAAYLDAMLPMVWQASTRENFVQDVQAMRARVEQYVPASESERQLKLGPGGLRDVEFSVQLLQLVHGRSDEHLRNRATLVGIESLMRGGYVGRTDAHELDRCYRILRVLEHRIQLTRMRRTHLMPTDPEQLRPLGRALGITRDPAEGVVKLWRDTARDVRRLYERLFFRPLLSAVARLSDDDACLSLDSAQDRFAALGYADPKGAIGHIQALTGGVSRRAAIQRTLLPVMLHWFAQEADPDLGLLAFRRISDRLGGTHWYLKMLRDEGGAAQLMARVLASSRYAGQLIEGAPSSVAVFGSAGARIPLRRNQILDVLRAAIDRHDDPDNAVRAIRETRRTELIRVAVADIAGTLDLDTLEQALTDIAAATIQSALDVAIRQVERTTGGPLATRIAVIGMGRLGGRETGYSSDADVLFVHDPHEGAESGPAQTQATQVVNRLRDSLGASGPDPSLTVDADLRPEGKSGPIVRTLASYAAYYERWSAGWEAQALLRAAPIAGDVDLGERFVRLIDPLRYPEGGIDDAAVRQIRRLKARMEAERIPRGGDRRTHFKLGRGGMSDVEWTVQLAQLEHAHEIPALRHTGTYSLLAVMARHDLLTEDEAETLGATWSLATRMRNAGVLWRGRAMESLPSSLADVRGIASLLGWPLTRSYGLQEDYLRQTRLARAIIEHRFYESDLTEGRDAFPTPR; via the coding sequence GTGACGGCTCCGACCCGCGGTGCGCTGGTCCGCGCTGGGTTCCTGGACGCCGACCGCTCCGGTCGGTGTCTGGAGGACCTCGCCGACTGGGCGTCCGACGAGGTCGTCGCGCTGCTCGCTGCCTCGCCCGACCCCGACCAGGCCGTGCTGGGCCTGGTCCGGCTGAGCGAGGCGGCCGATGGTGAGGACCGGGAGCAGCTCGGGGCGCTCCTCGCCGACGCCGGCGCCGGCCGACGACGCCTGATTCAGCTGCTCGGCAGTTCCAGCGGCCTGACGGACCACCTGGTGCGTCATCCCGCGCACTGGCGGGAAGTCGCCGACGCGCAGCTGCGGGACGCCGCGACGGTCTACGAGGACGTGGCGCGCGATGTCGGGGACGCCACCGGCACCCCCGCGTACGACGCACTGCGGGTCGCCTACCGCCGGCAACTGGTGCGCATCGCGGCGTACGACGTCACCAGCGATCCGATCGAGGCGTTGCCGATCGTGGGGGAGTCGCTGGCCGACCTCGCCGGTGCCTGTCTCGAGGCCGCGCTCGGCATCGCGCGCCGTGAGGTCGACGGCGCCGAGCGGGCCCGCCTCGCCGTGATCGGGATGGGCAAGTGCGGCGGCCGGGAGCTCAACTACGTCAGCGACGTCGACGTGATCTTCGTGGCCGAGCCCGCCGAGGGGGACGACGACGAGACCGGCGCGCGCGAGATCGCCGGCAAGCTCGCGGTGGCCACCATCCAGGCGTGTTCGGCGCACACCGCCGAGGGCACCCTCTGGGAGGTCGACACCGCCCTGCGTCCGGAAGGCAAGCAAGGACCGCTCGTGCGCACCGTCGCCGGGCATGCGGCGTACTACGAGCGGTGGGCCAAGACCTGGGAGTTCCAGGCCCTGCTCAAGGCGCGGCATGTGGCGGGCGACGCCGAGGTCGGCGCGGCGTACCTCGACGCGATGCTGCCGATGGTGTGGCAGGCCTCGACCCGTGAGAACTTCGTCCAGGACGTGCAGGCGATGCGCGCCCGGGTCGAGCAGTACGTGCCGGCGAGCGAGTCCGAGCGGCAGCTCAAACTCGGGCCGGGCGGGCTGCGCGACGTGGAGTTCAGCGTGCAGCTGCTGCAGCTGGTGCACGGGCGCAGCGACGAGCACCTGCGCAACCGCGCCACCCTCGTCGGCATCGAGTCTCTGATGCGCGGCGGGTACGTCGGGCGCACGGACGCGCACGAGCTCGACCGCTGCTACCGCATCCTGCGGGTGCTGGAGCACCGCATCCAGCTGACGCGGATGCGCCGCACCCACCTGATGCCGACCGACCCGGAGCAGCTGCGGCCGCTCGGACGCGCGCTCGGCATCACCCGCGACCCGGCCGAGGGGGTGGTGAAGTTGTGGCGCGACACCGCCCGCGACGTACGCCGCCTCTACGAGCGCCTCTTCTTCCGGCCCCTGCTGTCCGCGGTGGCGCGGCTGAGCGACGACGACGCGTGCCTCTCTCTCGACAGTGCCCAGGACCGGTTCGCCGCGCTCGGGTACGCCGACCCCAAGGGCGCCATCGGGCACATCCAGGCGCTCACCGGCGGGGTCAGCCGCCGGGCCGCGATCCAGCGGACGCTGCTGCCGGTGATGCTGCACTGGTTCGCCCAGGAGGCCGACCCCGACCTCGGGCTGCTCGCCTTCCGCCGGATCAGCGACCGACTCGGCGGCACCCACTGGTATCTGAAGATGCTGCGCGACGAGGGCGGCGCCGCGCAGCTGATGGCGCGGGTCCTCGCCAGCAGCCGGTACGCCGGTCAGCTGATCGAGGGCGCACCCTCCTCGGTCGCCGTCTTCGGGTCGGCGGGCGCACGGATCCCGTTGCGGCGCAACCAGATCCTTGACGTTCTGCGAGCTGCCATCGACCGCCACGACGACCCCGACAACGCCGTGCGGGCCATTCGGGAGACCCGGCGCACCGAGCTGATCCGGGTGGCGGTCGCAGACATCGCCGGCACGCTCGACCTGGACACGCTCGAGCAGGCCCTCACCGACATCGCCGCGGCCACCATCCAGTCGGCGCTGGACGTCGCGATCCGGCAGGTGGAGCGCACGACCGGCGGGCCGTTGGCGACCCGGATCGCGGTGATCGGCATGGGGCGCCTGGGCGGGCGCGAGACGGGTTACTCCAGCGACGCCGACGTGCTCTTCGTGCACGACCCGCACGAGGGCGCGGAGTCCGGTCCAGCGCAGACCCAGGCGACCCAGGTGGTCAACCGGCTGCGCGACTCGCTCGGCGCGAGCGGCCCCGACCCCTCGCTCACCGTCGACGCGGACCTGCGCCCGGAGGGCAAGTCCGGTCCGATCGTGCGGACGCTCGCGTCGTACGCCGCGTACTACGAGCGCTGGTCGGCCGGCTGGGAGGCGCAGGCACTGCTGCGCGCGGCACCGATCGCCGGCGACGTCGACCTGGGAGAGCGGTTCGTGCGGCTCATCGACCCGCTGCGGTATCCCGAGGGCGGCATCGACGACGCCGCCGTGCGCCAGATCCGCCGGCTGAAGGCCCGGATGGAGGCCGAGCGGATCCCCCGCGGCGGCGACCGGCGTACCCATTTCAAACTCGGCCGCGGCGGGATGTCCGACGTGGAGTGGACCGTGCAGCTCGCCCAGCTCGAGCACGCACACGAGATCCCGGCGTTGCGGCACACCGGCACCTATTCGCTGCTCGCCGTGATGGCGCGGCACGACCTCCTGACCGAGGACGAGGCCGAGACGCTGGGCGCGACGTGGTCGCTCGCGACGCGGATGCGCAACGCGGGTGTGCTGTGGCGCGGGCGGGCGATGGAGTCGCTGCCGAGCAGTCTGGCCGACGTACGCGGCATCGCCAGCCTGCTCGGGTGGCCCCTGACACGCAGCTACGGGCTGCAGGAGGACTACCTCAGGCAGACGCGGCTCGCCCGAGCGATCATCGAGCACCGCTTCTACGAGAGCGACCTCACCGAGGGCCGCGACGCGTTCCCCACGCCCCGCTGA
- a CDS encoding TraR/DksA family transcriptional regulator encodes MSDTSGAEAALAADRAESLQRREDLRRQFARTVEASRDTNADDEHDPEGATIAYERSQLSALIDQVGRRLVALDAALDRVREGTYVVCEVCGGPIAPERLEARPFARTCIACAVSHPG; translated from the coding sequence ATGAGCGACACGTCCGGTGCGGAGGCCGCGCTGGCGGCGGATCGTGCGGAGTCGCTGCAGCGTCGGGAGGACCTGCGGCGCCAGTTCGCGCGCACCGTCGAGGCGTCGCGCGACACCAACGCCGACGACGAGCACGACCCCGAGGGCGCGACGATCGCGTACGAGCGCTCGCAGCTGTCGGCGCTCATCGACCAGGTCGGGCGCCGGCTCGTGGCGTTGGATGCCGCGCTGGACCGGGTGCGCGAGGGGACCTACGTCGTGTGCGAGGTCTGTGGCGGTCCGATCGCACCGGAACGGCTGGAGGCCCGGCCGTTCGCGCGAACCTGCATCGCCTGTGCCGTCTCGCACCCCGGCTGA
- the hisD gene encoding histidinol dehydrogenase has translation MISRLDLRGTALSSLDARGLRDALPRAEFDVDAALDVVRPLCADVQARGVQALLELGERFDGARPTSLRVPREVLRAAVEQLDPAIRGALLESIRRARLVHADQRRTDTSTTVTDGGVVTERWVPVDRVGLYVPGGIAVYPSSVVMNVVPAQAAEVPSLAVASPPQSTNTGVFHGYPHPTILAACELLGVDEVYAVGGAQAVAMFAYGASDEDGTTVCEPVTLVTGPGNIYVAAAKRLLKGLIGIDAEAGPTEIAILADDAADADLVAADMISQAEHDELAAAVLVTDSPELAEQVERALDTRAGATRHAVRVKTALGGRQSGIVLVDSLDDGIRVVDAYAAEHLEIQTRDAAAVAARIRNAGAIFVGAYAPVSLGDYCAGSNHVLPTGGCACHSSGLSVQSFLRGIHVVDYSREALQEVAAQVVTLANAEDLPAHGEAVTARFPDA, from the coding sequence GTGATATCCCGTCTGGACCTGCGCGGTACCGCTCTGTCGTCGTTGGACGCCCGCGGCCTGCGTGACGCGCTGCCGCGTGCCGAGTTCGACGTCGACGCGGCACTCGACGTCGTACGTCCCCTCTGCGCCGACGTGCAGGCGCGTGGCGTGCAGGCGCTGCTCGAGCTGGGGGAGCGCTTCGACGGGGCGCGGCCGACCTCGCTGCGGGTGCCTCGCGAGGTGCTGCGGGCCGCGGTCGAGCAGCTCGACCCCGCGATCCGCGGCGCTCTGCTGGAGTCGATCCGGCGCGCCCGCCTGGTGCACGCCGACCAGCGCCGCACCGACACCTCGACCACGGTCACCGACGGCGGTGTGGTGACCGAGCGCTGGGTGCCCGTGGATCGAGTGGGTCTCTACGTGCCCGGCGGCATCGCGGTCTACCCCAGCAGCGTCGTGATGAACGTCGTGCCCGCGCAGGCTGCCGAGGTGCCGTCGCTGGCGGTGGCCAGCCCGCCGCAGTCCACCAACACCGGTGTCTTCCACGGGTACCCGCACCCGACGATCCTGGCGGCGTGCGAGTTGCTCGGCGTCGACGAGGTCTATGCGGTCGGTGGGGCCCAGGCCGTGGCGATGTTCGCGTACGGCGCGTCGGACGAGGACGGCACCACGGTGTGCGAGCCGGTCACGCTGGTCACCGGCCCGGGCAACATCTACGTGGCAGCCGCCAAACGCCTGCTCAAGGGTCTGATCGGGATCGACGCCGAGGCCGGTCCCACCGAGATCGCGATCCTCGCCGACGACGCCGCCGACGCCGACCTGGTCGCCGCCGACATGATCAGCCAGGCCGAGCACGACGAGCTGGCGGCCGCCGTGCTCGTCACCGACAGCCCGGAACTGGCCGAGCAGGTGGAGCGCGCGCTCGACACCCGTGCGGGCGCGACTCGGCACGCCGTGCGCGTCAAGACCGCCCTCGGCGGGCGGCAGTCCGGGATCGTGCTGGTCGACTCGCTCGACGACGGCATCCGGGTCGTCGACGCCTACGCGGCCGAGCACCTGGAGATCCAGACCCGTGACGCCGCGGCGGTGGCCGCGCGGATCCGCAACGCGGGCGCCATCTTCGTGGGCGCGTACGCCCCGGTCAGCCTGGGCGACTACTGCGCCGGCTCCAACCACGTCCTGCCGACCGGTGGCTGCGCCTGCCACAGCAGCGGGTTGTCGGTGCAGTCGTTCCTGCGCGGCATCCACGTCGTTGACTACTCCCGGGAGGCACTGCAGGAGGTCGCGGCGCAGGTGGTGACGCTGGCGAACGCCGAGGACCTGCCCGCGCACGGTGAGGCCGTCACCGCGCGCTTCCCGGACGCGTGA
- a CDS encoding histidinol-phosphate transaminase, with protein sequence MTDFQAMLRADLRGGSPYGAPQLDVPVAVNTNESSHPVPHDVVEAIAAAVTRVAPGLNRYPDREFVELRTALAGYLSVTTGCEIDREQVWAGNGSNEVLQHLVQAFGGPGRIALGFTPSYSMHPIISRGVGTTWVDGLRDASPDRFDIDTDLAVAQVREHDPHVVFLCSPNNPTGTALRLETVTAVYDAAPRAIVVVDEAYAEFARPGTPSALTLLPGRDRLVVTRTMSKAFAFAGVRLGYLAADPQLTELLRLVRLPYHLSSVTQAVALAALTHARTMLSMVEQIKASRDALVQGCTRLGLDPVPSDANFVLVGGFADARASWQHLLDRGVLVRDVGLPHHLRITAGTMQETQSVLDALALTLDQDGKGTA encoded by the coding sequence GTGACCGATTTCCAGGCGATGCTGCGCGCGGACCTGCGCGGCGGCAGCCCGTACGGCGCGCCGCAGCTCGACGTACCGGTCGCCGTCAACACCAACGAGTCCTCCCACCCGGTGCCGCACGACGTGGTGGAGGCGATCGCGGCCGCCGTCACTCGCGTCGCCCCCGGTCTCAACAGGTATCCGGATCGCGAATTTGTCGAGCTGCGAACGGCATTGGCCGGCTACCTGTCGGTGACCACCGGCTGCGAGATCGACCGTGAGCAGGTCTGGGCGGGCAACGGCTCGAACGAGGTGCTGCAGCATCTGGTGCAGGCGTTCGGCGGGCCGGGCCGTATTGCGCTGGGCTTCACCCCGTCGTACTCCATGCACCCGATCATCAGCCGCGGTGTCGGCACGACCTGGGTCGACGGACTGCGCGACGCCTCTCCGGACCGCTTCGACATCGACACCGACCTCGCGGTCGCCCAGGTGCGCGAGCACGACCCGCACGTGGTATTCCTGTGCTCGCCCAACAACCCGACGGGCACCGCGCTGCGGCTTGAGACGGTGACCGCGGTGTACGACGCCGCACCACGGGCCATCGTGGTGGTGGACGAGGCGTACGCCGAATTCGCCCGCCCGGGCACCCCCAGCGCGCTCACGTTGCTGCCCGGCCGCGATCGGCTGGTGGTCACCCGCACCATGTCCAAGGCGTTCGCCTTCGCCGGCGTGCGGCTCGGCTACCTGGCGGCCGACCCCCAGCTGACCGAGCTGCTGCGGCTGGTCCGCCTGCCCTACCACCTGTCGTCGGTGACGCAGGCGGTCGCGCTGGCGGCGCTGACGCACGCGCGCACGATGCTGTCGATGGTCGAGCAGATCAAGGCCTCGCGGGACGCGCTGGTGCAGGGCTGCACCCGGCTCGGCCTCGATCCCGTGCCCAGCGACGCCAATTTCGTCCTCGTGGGAGGATTCGCCGACGCGCGAGCCTCCTGGCAGCACCTGCTCGACCGTGGTGTGCTCGTGCGCGACGTCGGTCTGCCGCACCATCTGCGGATCACCGCGGGCACGATGCAGGAGACGCAGTCGGTGCTCGACGCGCTGGCACTCACGCTCGATCAGGACGGGAAGGGCACCGCATGA
- the hisB gene encoding imidazoleglycerol-phosphate dehydratase HisB: MTAYDEGTVARAGHRTAHVQRATKESGVDLFLDLDGTGEAQVSTGVRFYDHMLESFAKHSLIDLTVAATGDIDVDAHHTVEDTAIVLGDALREALGDKSGISRFGDAMVPLDEALAQAVVDVAGRPYVVHEGEPEGQVYAIIGGTYTGALTRHVLESFAFHAGIALHVRVLSGRDPHHIVEAQFKAVARALRAAVARDPRVVGIPSAKGAL, from the coding sequence ATGACGGCGTACGACGAAGGCACGGTTGCGCGCGCGGGACACCGCACGGCTCATGTCCAGCGCGCCACCAAGGAGAGCGGCGTCGACCTCTTCCTCGACCTCGACGGCACCGGCGAGGCGCAGGTCAGCACGGGCGTGCGGTTCTACGACCACATGCTCGAGAGCTTCGCCAAGCACAGCCTGATCGACCTGACCGTCGCCGCGACCGGTGACATCGACGTGGACGCGCACCACACGGTCGAGGACACCGCGATCGTGCTCGGTGACGCTCTGCGTGAGGCGCTGGGCGACAAGTCGGGCATCTCCCGCTTCGGCGACGCGATGGTGCCGCTGGACGAGGCGCTCGCGCAGGCCGTCGTCGACGTCGCGGGCCGCCCGTACGTCGTGCACGAGGGAGAGCCGGAGGGTCAGGTCTACGCGATCATCGGCGGCACGTACACCGGCGCGCTCACCCGCCACGTGCTGGAGTCCTTCGCCTTCCACGCCGGCATCGCCCTGCACGTGCGCGTGCTGTCCGGCCGCGACCCGCACCACATCGTCGAGGCCCAGTTCAAGGCGGTGGCGCGAGCGCTGCGAGCCGCGGTCGCGCGCGACCCGCGGGTGGTCGGCATCCCGAGCGCCAAGGGTGCGCTCTAA
- the hisH gene encoding imidazole glycerol phosphate synthase subunit HisH yields MKQVVVLDYGSGNIRSVVRMLERVGAQVELTADPESVRRADGLYVPGVGNFHACVAGLRQVGGPDLIAERLAARLPVLGVCVGFQVLFEGSTEHYATDGLDGIGVWPGTITRLEAPVVPHMGWSQVRTASGSALFRGIEDEWFYFVHSYAASQPLGSGISGAGHAPLVSTAEHGEVFVAAVEDGALWGTQFHPEKSGDAGAALIENWLASF; encoded by the coding sequence GTGAAGCAGGTCGTCGTCCTCGACTACGGCAGCGGCAATATCCGCTCGGTCGTGCGGATGCTCGAGCGGGTGGGTGCACAGGTGGAACTCACCGCCGATCCGGAGTCGGTACGCCGTGCGGACGGTCTCTACGTGCCGGGCGTGGGCAATTTCCACGCGTGCGTCGCGGGATTACGTCAGGTGGGCGGCCCGGATCTGATCGCGGAGCGGCTCGCCGCGCGTCTCCCGGTGCTGGGGGTGTGCGTCGGTTTCCAGGTGCTCTTCGAGGGGTCGACCGAGCACTACGCCACCGACGGTCTCGACGGCATCGGTGTGTGGCCCGGCACGATCACCCGCCTGGAGGCTCCCGTCGTACCGCACATGGGATGGTCCCAGGTGCGGACAGCGTCGGGTTCGGCGCTGTTCCGCGGCATCGAGGACGAATGGTTCTACTTCGTGCACTCCTACGCCGCGTCGCAGCCTCTCGGCTCCGGCATCTCGGGTGCGGGTCATGCGCCCCTTGTAAGCACCGCTGAGCACGGAGAGGTCTTCGTGGCAGCCGTGGAGGACGGCGCACTCTGGGGCACCCAGTTCCACCCCGAGAAGTCCGGAGACGCCGGAGCGGCACTCATTGAGAACTGGCTCGCGTCGTTCTGA
- the priA gene encoding bifunctional 1-(5-phosphoribosyl)-5-((5-phosphoribosylamino)methylideneamino)imidazole-4-carboxamide isomerase/phosphoribosylanthranilate isomerase PriA, producing MVSEQGTSPRLELLPAVDVVDGRAVQLVQGVAGSGGEFGDPWQAALAWQEQGAEWLHLVDLDAAFGRGDNRELLASIVGRLDMKVELSGGIRDKATLAAALSSGCRRVNLGTAALENPEWTAKAIAEHGDRIAVGLDVRGTTLAARGWTREGGDLWETLARLDSEGCARYVVTDVAKDGMLQGPNVPLLRDVCARTDRPIVASGGVSTVADIEALRALVPDGVEGAIVGSALYRGAFTLGQALDAAGRP from the coding sequence GTGGTTTCCGAGCAAGGCACCAGTCCGCGGCTGGAGTTGTTGCCTGCGGTCGACGTGGTCGACGGCAGGGCCGTGCAGCTCGTGCAGGGAGTGGCCGGCTCGGGAGGGGAGTTCGGCGATCCGTGGCAGGCGGCGCTGGCGTGGCAGGAGCAGGGCGCCGAATGGTTGCACCTGGTCGACCTCGATGCCGCGTTCGGACGGGGTGACAACCGTGAGTTGCTGGCCTCGATCGTCGGTCGCCTCGACATGAAGGTCGAGCTGTCTGGCGGAATTCGTGACAAGGCGACACTCGCTGCCGCACTGTCCAGTGGGTGCCGTCGGGTTAATCTCGGCACAGCTGCGCTGGAGAATCCGGAATGGACTGCGAAAGCCATTGCCGAGCATGGCGATCGGATCGCGGTCGGGCTCGACGTTCGCGGCACGACGCTGGCGGCTCGCGGGTGGACCCGCGAGGGTGGTGACCTCTGGGAGACGCTGGCGAGACTCGACTCCGAGGGGTGCGCTCGGTATGTCGTGACCGATGTCGCCAAGGACGGGATGCTGCAGGGGCCGAACGTGCCGCTGCTGCGCGACGTCTGTGCGCGGACCGACCGCCCGATCGTCGCGTCCGGCGGGGTGTCGACCGTCGCCGACATCGAGGCTCTGCGGGCCCTGGTGCCCGACGGTGTCGAGGGCGCGATCGTCGGATCCGCGCTCTATCGAGGGGCTTTCACACTCGGTCAGGCGCTCGACGCGGCGGGGCGGCCGTGA